The following coding sequences are from one Panicum hallii strain FIL2 chromosome 5, PHallii_v3.1, whole genome shotgun sequence window:
- the LOC112895770 gene encoding ubiquitin recognition factor in ER-associated degradation protein 1-like: MDFQEYLNLQHRTFVQYYRCLSMSLLNKENVDEDGNWVIMPPSALDRLSRLNVDCPMLFQIQNPSTERVTHCGVHEFVAEEGFIHMPTRLMAHLGVQENELVLVRNTLLPTATFVKLQPHTTDFLDVSHHKELLEYNFRKFICLTAGETIVVTEGERRYYLDVLEARPADAVRTIDTDCAVDFAPPLDYVEPEPAPAPAPAAVASQANAKLSRFTGVAARMDGKPVEQAPPAPVPVGRQGDQPRKPAQFTGVAARMDGKPVKRPPPAPSPAAASAGALGAPKSKVRFGDPPSAAGRGNGNGVSKAEAAGGKEQEKRFVGTQYSLKD, translated from the exons ATG GATTTCCAGGAGTACCTCAACCTGCAGCACCGGACGTTCGTGCAGTACTACCGATGCCTGTCGATGTCTCTCCTGAACAAGGAGAACGTCGACGAGGACGGGAACTGGG TAATCATGCCACCATCTGCCCTTGATCGCCTTAGCCGCCTCAATGTCGACTGCCCGATGCTGTTCCAGATCCAGAACCCCAGCACGGAGCGCGTCACGCACTGCGGCGTGCACGAGTTCGTCGCCGAGGAAGGATTCATCCATATGCCGACCAGG TTGATGGCGCACCTGGGTGTCCAGGAGAACGAGCTCGTGCTGGTGAGGAACACGCTGCTGCCCACGGCCACCTTCGTCAAGCTGCAGCCGCACACCACGGACTTCCTCGACGTCTCCCATCACAAGGAACT GCTGGAGTACAACTTCCGCAAGTTCATCTGCCTGACCGCCGGCGAGACGATCGTGGTGACAGAGGGCGAGCGGCGGTACTACCTGGACGTGTTGGAGGCGCGGCCGGCCGACGCGGTCCGCACCATCGACACCGACTGCGCCGTGGActtcgcgccgccgctcgactacgtggagccggagccggcgcccgcgccggccccggCGGCCGTTGCCAGCCAGGCCAACGCCAAGCTGTCCCGGTTCACCGGCGTCGCGGCGCGGATGGACGGGAAGCCGGTGGAGcaggcgccgcccgcgccggtgCCCGTGGGCAGGCAGGGTGACCAACCGCGGAAGCCGGCCCAGTTCACCGGCGTCGCGGCGCGGATGGACGGCAAGCCGGTGAAgcggccgccgcctgcgccgtctccggcggcggcgagcgccggcGCTCTGGGTGCACCGAAGAGCAAGGTTCGATTCGGCGACCCCCCCTCGGCGGCTGGTAGAGGCAATGGGAATGGCGTGAGCAAGGCGGAGGCGGCTGGAGGCAAGGAACAGGAGAAGCGCTTTGTCGGGACTCAATATTCGTTGAAGGACTGA
- the LOC112895771 gene encoding uncharacterized protein LOC112895771, with protein MAAKREISSTLRNLKFMQRGAAAQKVEEKAKVEVQEEVVVASSGGSGSSAQVARKCIVIMEGNPHPGAVKGRMSFQNFNPSIDKLNEEARGDRESESASPSNHHQDSANSSRGDEVPGSRFRGFDIESSESISLNELKRKEPELDMETPSDNPQKTNVDGRTSSQSNGRGSHKSNKREKKYDFNHLRQKK; from the exons atggcGGCTAAGCGGGAGATCTCGAGTACTCTGAGGAACCTAAAG TTTATGCAGCGCGGCGCGGCTGCGCAGAAGGTGGAGGAGAAGGCCAAGGTGGAGGTGCAGGAGGAGGTGGTAGTGGCGTCGAGTGGAGGTTCCGGCTCGTCGGCTCAGGTCGCTAGGAAGTG CATAGTTATCATGGAGGGCAATCCGCATCCAGGTGCTGTGAAGGGTCGAATGTCATTCCAAAACTTCAATCCGTCCATTGAT AAACTAAATGAAGAGGCCAGAGGTGACCGTGAATCAGAATCAGCTTCGCCTAGTAACCATCATCAAGATAGTGCAAACTCCAGCAG AGGGGATGAAGTTCCAGGATCAAGATTTAGAGGTTTCGACATTGAAAGTTCAGAAAGCATATCTCTGAATGAACTGAAGAGGAAAGAGCCTGAACTTGATATGGAAACACCCTCTGATAACCCACAAAAGACCAATGTTGATGGTAGGACATCTTCGCAAAGCAATGGCCGTGGATCGCACAAGTCAAACAAGCGTGAAAAAAAGTATGACTTCAATCATCTCAGACAAAAGAAATAA
- the LOC112894675 gene encoding uncharacterized protein LOC112894675, whose product MPPAAAVASAVERLQAAAQDAANSSSRSAAAFSEQAQQVLVPRAAGRVVSLSMCTKVSAISFAVGVVVGFTLKKRLRRWAARVLKRIKDDD is encoded by the exons ATGCCGCCGGCGGCTGCGGTTGCGTCGGCTGTGGAGAGGCTacaggcggcggcgcaggacgCGGCCAACTCCTCGTCACGCTCGGCCGCCGCGTTCTCCGAGCAGGCGCAGCAGGTCCTCGTGCCCAGGGCCGCCGG CCGGGTTGTTTCTTTGTCGATGTGTACAAAGGTCAGCGCTATTAGCTTTGCAGTTGGTGTGGTGGTAGGGTTCACGCTCAAGAAAAGGTTGCGCCGATGGGCTGCTAGAGTGCTGAAGAGAATCAAGGACGATGATTAG